The proteins below come from a single Burkholderia sp. FERM BP-3421 genomic window:
- a CDS encoding amino acid ABC transporter ATP-binding protein, translated as MISIKNVSKWYGQFQVLTDCTTEVKKGEVVVVCGPSGSGKSTLIKTVNGLEPFQQGEILVDGQSVGDRKTNLSKLRSKVGMVFQHFELFPHLSITENLTLAQIKVLGRSKDEANDKGLKLLDRVGLKAHAHKYPGQLSGGQQQRVAIARALSMDPIAMLFDEPTSALDPEMINEVLDVMVELAQEGMTMMCVTHEMGFARKVAHRVIFMDKGAIVEDDRKEDFFANPKSDRAKDFLAKILH; from the coding sequence ATGATTTCCATTAAGAACGTGTCGAAGTGGTACGGCCAGTTTCAGGTGCTGACCGATTGCACGACGGAAGTGAAGAAGGGCGAGGTGGTCGTGGTGTGCGGTCCGTCGGGGTCCGGCAAGTCGACGCTGATCAAGACGGTCAACGGTCTCGAACCGTTCCAGCAGGGCGAGATCCTGGTCGACGGCCAGTCGGTCGGCGATCGCAAGACCAACCTGTCGAAGCTGCGCTCGAAGGTCGGCATGGTGTTCCAGCATTTCGAGCTGTTCCCGCACCTGTCGATCACCGAGAACCTCACGCTCGCGCAGATCAAGGTGCTCGGCCGCAGCAAGGACGAGGCGAACGACAAGGGCCTCAAGCTGCTCGACCGCGTCGGCCTGAAGGCGCACGCGCACAAGTATCCGGGGCAGCTGTCGGGCGGCCAGCAGCAGCGTGTCGCGATCGCGCGCGCGCTGTCGATGGACCCGATCGCGATGCTGTTCGACGAGCCGACCTCGGCGCTCGATCCCGAGATGATCAACGAGGTGCTCGACGTGATGGTCGAGCTGGCGCAGGAAGGCATGACGATGATGTGCGTGACCCACGAGATGGGCTTCGCGCGCAAGGTCGCCCATCGCGTGATCTTCATGGACAAGGGCGCGATCGTCGAGGACGACCGCAAGGAAGACTTCTTCGCGAATCCGAAATCGGACCGCGCGAAGGACTTCCTCGCGAAGATCCTGCACTGA
- a CDS encoding DUF3025 domain-containing protein, producing MSGPGPARGASAGRAGEASDGGAAFARIDWSARWLASLAEPGRRWQAAAEQGDAAFVAALDAHASAAPVPTGRGRPLRFVAQAALPAGVAYETHIAATGEVPTRHNLHDFFNALVWCAYPRIKAALNARQAAAIDALGVGAVRGGVRDALTLLDESGAVFATADPALAAALRGFDWPALMLAGRAAWGRRCEARLVGHALFEKLVDPYKACTAHAWIVEVPAVYFDWPDDARRVWLDATLAERLAARLADAASASRGFSPLPVLGVPGWWPENEDPAFYADPRVFRAGRRRAD from the coding sequence GTGAGCGGGCCCGGGCCGGCGCGCGGCGCGTCAGCCGGCCGGGCCGGCGAGGCGTCGGACGGCGGCGCGGCATTTGCGCGGATCGACTGGTCCGCGCGCTGGCTGGCGAGCTTGGCCGAACCCGGGCGGCGCTGGCAGGCGGCCGCGGAGCAGGGTGACGCCGCGTTTGTCGCGGCGCTCGATGCGCACGCCTCTGCCGCGCCCGTGCCGACCGGCCGGGGCCGGCCGCTGCGCTTCGTCGCACAGGCGGCGCTGCCCGCGGGCGTCGCCTACGAAACCCACATCGCCGCGACAGGCGAGGTACCGACCCGGCACAACCTGCACGATTTCTTCAATGCGCTGGTCTGGTGCGCGTATCCGCGCATCAAGGCCGCGCTCAACGCGCGCCAGGCCGCGGCGATCGATGCGCTGGGGGTGGGCGCGGTGCGCGGCGGCGTGCGTGACGCCCTGACCCTGCTCGACGAGAGCGGGGCAGTGTTCGCCACCGCCGATCCGGCGCTCGCCGCCGCGCTGCGCGGTTTCGACTGGCCCGCGCTGATGCTGGCCGGGCGCGCCGCGTGGGGGCGCCGCTGCGAAGCGCGGCTCGTCGGGCATGCGCTGTTCGAGAAACTGGTCGACCCTTACAAGGCTTGCACCGCGCACGCGTGGATCGTCGAGGTGCCCGCCGTCTATTTTGATTGGCCGGACGACGCGCGCCGGGTCTGGCTCGACGCGACGCTGGCGGAGCGCCTCGCGGCGCGGCTGGCCGACGCCGCGTCGGCCAGCCGCGGCTTCTCGCCGTTGCCGGTGCTGGGCGTGCCGGGCTGGTGGCCGGAGAACGAGGATCCGGCGTTTTACGCGGATCCGCGCGTGTTTCGCGCGGGCCGCCGACGAGCGGACTGA
- a CDS encoding OsmC family protein, producing the protein MECKVSWMGQDGMAFAAETGSGHLVTMDGAPEGGGHNLAPRPMEMVLLGTGGCTAYDVVLILKKSRQEVVGCTVALKAERASEDPKVFTQVHFHFTVTGRNLNPATVERAINLSHDKYCSASIMLAKTAELTHSFEIVAV; encoded by the coding sequence ATGGAATGCAAAGTCAGCTGGATGGGGCAGGACGGCATGGCGTTCGCCGCCGAGACCGGCAGCGGCCACCTCGTCACGATGGACGGCGCGCCCGAAGGCGGCGGCCACAACCTCGCACCGCGCCCGATGGAAATGGTGCTGCTCGGCACGGGCGGCTGCACCGCGTACGACGTCGTGCTGATCCTCAAGAAAAGCCGTCAGGAAGTGGTCGGCTGCACGGTCGCGCTCAAGGCCGAGCGCGCGAGCGAAGATCCGAAGGTCTTCACGCAGGTCCATTTCCACTTCACGGTGACGGGCCGCAACCTGAACCCCGCGACCGTCGAGCGTGCGATCAACCTGTCGCACGACAAGTACTGCTCGGCGTCGATCATGCTGGCGAAGACGGCCGAACTCACCCACTCGTTCGAGATCGTCGCGGTCTGA
- a CDS encoding anhydro-N-acetylmuramic acid kinase, whose translation MSGTSMDGVDGIAARFETGKPPVVLAEAFVGFADTLREALFALQQPGDNEIEREALAANGLAARYAVCCHELLRSARLAPDHVRAIGVHGQTVRHRPERGYTRQINNPALLAELTRVDVIADFRSRDVAAGGQGAPLAPGFHATVFGVPGETRVVCNLGGISNITILPARADAPVHGFDCGPANALLDAWVHRHLNKPYDDDGRFAARGKAHDTLLDALLDEPYFRLPPPKSTGRDLFNPEWLDAKLAGFAALAPEDVQATLVALTAVTVARDVARHAPDCTRVFACGGGARNPVLLDALGAALAGHGSRASVATTAALGVPPQQVEALAFAWLAHRFNARAPGNLATVTGAAGERVLGALYPR comes from the coding sequence ATGTCGGGCACCAGCATGGACGGCGTCGACGGCATCGCCGCCCGTTTCGAGACCGGCAAGCCGCCCGTCGTGCTCGCGGAGGCGTTCGTCGGCTTCGCCGACACGCTGCGCGAGGCGCTGTTCGCGCTGCAGCAGCCGGGCGACAACGAGATCGAGCGCGAGGCGCTCGCCGCGAACGGGCTCGCCGCGCGCTATGCGGTGTGCTGTCACGAACTGCTGCGCAGCGCCCGGCTCGCGCCGGACCACGTCCGCGCGATCGGCGTGCACGGGCAGACCGTGCGGCATCGCCCGGAGCGCGGCTATACGCGGCAGATCAACAATCCGGCCCTGCTCGCCGAACTCACGCGCGTCGACGTGATCGCGGACTTCCGCAGCCGCGACGTCGCGGCGGGCGGCCAGGGCGCGCCGCTTGCGCCCGGCTTCCACGCGACCGTGTTCGGCGTGCCCGGCGAGACGCGGGTGGTCTGCAACCTGGGCGGCATCAGCAACATCACGATCCTGCCCGCCCGCGCGGACGCGCCGGTGCACGGCTTCGACTGCGGGCCGGCCAACGCGCTGCTCGACGCCTGGGTGCATCGCCACCTGAACAAGCCCTACGACGACGACGGCCGCTTCGCCGCGCGCGGCAAGGCGCACGACACGCTGCTCGACGCGCTGCTCGACGAACCCTACTTCCGCCTGCCGCCGCCGAAAAGCACCGGCCGCGACCTGTTCAATCCTGAATGGCTCGATGCGAAGCTCGCGGGCTTCGCGGCGCTCGCGCCGGAGGACGTGCAGGCGACGCTCGTCGCGCTGACCGCCGTCACGGTTGCGCGCGACGTGGCGCGGCATGCGCCCGACTGCACGCGGGTGTTCGCATGCGGCGGCGGCGCGCGCAACCCGGTGCTGCTCGACGCGCTCGGCGCGGCGCTCGCGGGCCACGGCAGCCGCGCGAGCGTCGCCACCACGGCCGCGCTCGGCGTGCCGCCGCAGCAGGTCGAGGCGCTGGCGTTCGCCTGGCTCGCGCACCGCTTCAACGCGCGCGCGCCGGGCAACCTCGCGACGGTCACGGGCGCGGCGGGCGAGCGGGTGCTGGGCGCGCTGTATCCGCGCTGA
- the pyrC gene encoding dihydroorotase: MTASNASSPASLTLARPDDWHLHVRDGDMLGAVLPHTARQFGRAIIMPNLKPPVTTTEQARAYRGRILAALPAGMTFEPLMTLYLTDNTPPDEIRRARESGFVHGVKLYPAGATTNSDAGVTDLLGRCAKTLETMQEVGMPLLVHGEVTDAAIDLFDREKVFIDQVMTPLRRAFPALKVVFEHITTKDAADYVRDADAAPGLLGATITAHHLLYNRNALFVGGIRPHYYCLPVLKRETHRVALVEAATSGNPRFFLGTDSAPHAKDAKETACGCAGCYTALHALELYAEAFDQAGALGRLEGFASFFGADFYGLPRSAETVTLQRETWELPREIYAGDTPVVPLRGGEPIGWRLA; the protein is encoded by the coding sequence ATGACCGCTTCGAACGCCTCTTCCCCCGCTTCGCTCACGCTCGCCCGCCCCGACGACTGGCACCTGCACGTCCGCGACGGCGACATGCTGGGCGCGGTGCTGCCGCATACGGCCCGCCAGTTCGGCCGCGCGATCATCATGCCGAACCTGAAGCCGCCCGTGACGACCACCGAGCAGGCGCGCGCGTACCGTGGGCGGATTCTCGCCGCGCTGCCGGCGGGCATGACGTTCGAGCCGCTGATGACGCTCTACCTGACCGACAACACGCCGCCCGACGAGATCCGCCGCGCGCGCGAGAGCGGTTTCGTGCATGGCGTGAAGCTGTATCCGGCGGGGGCGACGACCAACTCCGACGCGGGCGTCACCGACCTGCTCGGGCGCTGCGCGAAGACGCTCGAGACGATGCAGGAAGTCGGCATGCCGCTCCTCGTGCACGGCGAGGTCACCGACGCGGCGATCGACCTGTTCGACCGCGAGAAGGTGTTCATCGACCAGGTGATGACGCCGCTGCGCCGCGCGTTCCCGGCGCTGAAGGTGGTGTTCGAGCACATCACGACGAAGGACGCGGCCGACTACGTGCGCGACGCCGACGCGGCGCCGGGCCTGCTGGGCGCGACGATCACCGCGCATCACCTGCTGTACAACCGCAACGCGCTCTTCGTCGGCGGGATCCGGCCGCATTACTACTGCCTGCCGGTGCTCAAGCGCGAGACCCACCGCGTCGCGCTGGTCGAGGCGGCGACCTCGGGCAATCCGCGCTTTTTCCTCGGCACCGACAGCGCGCCGCACGCGAAGGACGCGAAGGAGACCGCATGCGGCTGCGCGGGCTGCTACACGGCGCTGCACGCGCTCGAACTGTACGCGGAAGCGTTCGATCAGGCGGGCGCGCTCGGCCGGCTGGAGGGTTTCGCGAGCTTCTTCGGCGCCGATTTCTACGGCCTGCCGCGCAGCGCCGAGACCGTCACGCTCCAGCGCGAGACCTGGGAGCTGCCGCGCGAGATCTACGCGGGCGACACGCCCGTGGTGCCGCTGCGCGGCGGCGAGCCGATCGGCTGGCGACTCGCGTGA
- the rplM gene encoding 50S ribosomal protein L13, with protein MKTFSAKAHEVTREWYVIDATDKVLGRVASEVARRLRGKHKPEFTPHVDTGDFIIVINASKLKVTGNKTLDKKYYRHSGYPGGIYETTFGKMQERFPGRALEKAVKGMLPKGPLGYAMIKKLKVYAEATHPHSAQQPKALEI; from the coding sequence ATGAAGACGTTTTCCGCAAAAGCCCATGAGGTGACGCGTGAATGGTACGTGATTGACGCGACGGATAAGGTTCTCGGACGTGTCGCCAGCGAAGTGGCACGCCGTCTGCGCGGCAAGCACAAGCCCGAGTTCACCCCGCACGTCGACACCGGTGATTTCATCATCGTTATCAACGCGAGCAAGCTGAAGGTCACGGGCAACAAGACGCTGGACAAGAAGTACTACCGTCACTCGGGCTACCCGGGCGGTATCTATGAAACGACGTTCGGCAAGATGCAAGAACGCTTCCCGGGCCGCGCGCTCGAGAAGGCGGTCAAGGGCATGCTGCCGAAGGGCCCGCTCGGCTACGCAATGATCAAGAAGCTGAAGGTCTACGCTGAAGCCACGCATCCGCATTCGGCCCAACAGCCGAAGGCGCTCGAGATCTAA
- the erpA gene encoding iron-sulfur cluster insertion protein ErpA yields the protein MNAVTESPVTTEMPVPFVFTDAAADKVKQLIEEEGNPELKLRVFVQGGGCSGFQYGFTFDEEVNEDDTVMDKNGVQLLIDSMSYQYLVGAEIDYKDDLNGAQFVIKNPNASTTCGCGSSFSV from the coding sequence ATGAACGCAGTCACCGAATCCCCCGTGACGACTGAAATGCCGGTTCCGTTCGTCTTCACCGACGCGGCTGCCGACAAGGTCAAGCAACTGATCGAAGAAGAAGGCAATCCCGAGCTGAAGCTCCGCGTGTTCGTGCAAGGCGGCGGCTGCTCGGGCTTCCAGTATGGGTTCACGTTCGACGAAGAGGTCAACGAGGACGACACCGTGATGGACAAGAACGGCGTCCAGCTCCTGATCGATTCGATGAGCTACCAGTATCTGGTGGGCGCCGAGATCGACTACAAGGACGATCTCAACGGCGCGCAATTCGTGATCAAGAATCCGAACGCATCGACCACCTGCGGCTGCGGGTCGTCGTTCTCGGTCTGA
- the rpsI gene encoding 30S ribosomal protein S9: MIGNWNYGTGRRKSAVARVFIKAGKGDIIVNGKPIADYFSRETSLMIVRQPLELTNHGQTFDIKVNVTGGGETGQAGAVRHGITRALIDYDATLKPTLSSAGFVTRDAREVERKKVGLRKARRAKQFSKR, from the coding sequence ATGATCGGTAACTGGAACTACGGTACGGGCCGCCGCAAGAGCGCAGTCGCTCGTGTCTTCATCAAGGCAGGCAAGGGCGATATCATCGTCAACGGCAAGCCCATCGCTGACTACTTCTCGCGCGAAACGTCGCTGATGATCGTGCGTCAACCGCTGGAACTCACGAACCACGGCCAGACGTTCGACATCAAGGTGAACGTGACGGGCGGCGGCGAAACGGGTCAGGCAGGCGCAGTGCGCCACGGCATCACCCGTGCGCTGATCGACTACGACGCGACCCTGAAGCCGACCCTGTCGAGCGCAGGCTTCGTCACGCGCGATGCGCGTGAAGTCGAGCGTAAGAAGGTTGGTCTGCGCAAGGCACGCCGCGCGAAGCAGTTCTCGAAGCGTTAA
- a CDS encoding class II glutamine amidotransferase yields MCQLFGMNCAEPTDVTFSFTGFAARGGLTDHHADGWGIAFFEDKACRLFIDHQASATSPIAEMVKRYPIKSKNTIAHIRKATQGRILLENSHPFLRELWGRHWIFAHNGDLPHYAPDLSGSVYQPVGNTDSEAAFCALMHGLRSTFPGAQPPLPELFERVGELAADITAHGVFNFLMSNGQALFAHCSTRLHYLVRRWPFSTAHLIDEDLSIDFAKYTTPEDRVAVIATQPLTDDEVWTAFEPGELLMFQCGEVAAKTRLPVPEIVLEKLRNPTLDPSASAPCRAAPLPVIELADDTLGD; encoded by the coding sequence ATGTGCCAACTCTTCGGAATGAACTGCGCCGAGCCGACGGACGTCACGTTCTCGTTCACCGGCTTCGCGGCCCGCGGCGGGCTCACCGACCACCACGCCGACGGCTGGGGGATCGCGTTCTTCGAGGACAAGGCCTGCCGGCTGTTCATCGATCACCAGGCGTCCGCCACCTCGCCGATCGCCGAGATGGTGAAGCGCTATCCGATCAAGTCGAAGAACACCATCGCGCACATCCGCAAGGCGACTCAAGGGCGCATCCTGCTCGAGAACAGCCACCCGTTCCTGCGCGAGCTGTGGGGGCGGCACTGGATCTTCGCGCACAACGGCGACCTGCCGCACTACGCGCCCGACCTCTCGGGCAGCGTCTACCAGCCGGTCGGCAACACCGACAGCGAAGCCGCGTTCTGCGCGCTCATGCACGGGCTGCGCAGCACCTTCCCCGGTGCGCAGCCGCCGCTGCCCGAGCTGTTCGAGCGGGTCGGCGAGCTGGCGGCGGACATCACCGCGCACGGCGTGTTCAATTTCCTGATGTCGAACGGCCAGGCGCTGTTCGCGCACTGCTCGACGCGCCTGCACTATCTCGTGCGGCGCTGGCCGTTCTCGACCGCGCACCTGATCGACGAAGACCTGTCGATCGACTTCGCGAAGTACACCACGCCGGAAGACCGGGTCGCCGTGATCGCCACGCAGCCGCTCACCGACGACGAGGTCTGGACCGCGTTCGAGCCCGGCGAGCTGCTGATGTTCCAGTGCGGCGAGGTCGCCGCGAAGACGCGTCTCCCGGTGCCCGAGATCGTGCTGGAAAAGCTGCGCAATCCCACGCTCGATCCTTCCGCGTCGGCGCCGTGCCGCGCGGCGCCGCTGCCCGTGATCGAGCTGGCCGACGACACGCTCGGCGACTGA